AtcgtgtttcttttttttgtttctccttCATggacacatttttaaaaataataattttacttaaGATATTTGAGaaggtcaatttttttttttaaaagaaattggCATGGGAAATACAGTAACTTATCCAACTGACATTAtaagaaaacacacaaaaatacatttaaaattttcaccaatCTCTTTGTTCTAATCAACAAGAAAATCAAAGTGTTACATCCTTCTAAACAGGGTTTAATTTGTTGCAAAATCATTTAAAGTTAATCAtctttatatgtttaaaatggttttaatttttcttatttaaaactatttatatatgtttaaactATATACTTATACATAAATTGTagttaacaatatattttatgttcagtttttttcaaaactaatgtatacatattaatcttatacttatattttgtgtaaaagtatatatttgtatataccCAGTTTAAACGCTCGTCTATACGGTTAGACGCCATACAGTTATCTAGCGCGTAATGAACGCTTAACGTGTTTAGAACACTACCTTAAACAGAAATTTCATATGCGCATATAAATGCTAACATAACGCGTTACTGAATTAGAATTATACGCATGCAGCATACAATAGCATATTAACATTGAATACATGCCACGCTATTAAAACGTAAGGATAACATTGTATCAAAAATAAGGTTACAGAATTTTTGTTTGGTAGACAAATCATGGACTCTTGAATCACAGTATATATGGATGGATCGGAAAAAGAACAACTTTTAGGATTGAGTAACAAAGAAAACCAGTATGTATTCTTTGCACTTAGAACTAGAGGTTTNNNNNNNNNNNNNNNNNNNNNNNNNNNNNNNNNNNNNNNNNNNNNNNNNNNNNNNNNNNNNNNNNNNNNNNNNNNNNNNNNNNNNNNNNNNNNNNNNNNNcatttaataaatagaggtttcatgccaaattactatatctggtttcaacatggagaaggttataattatgagaatgaagctagtagtagtaatagcaattttcagaatgaaccggttgatcatttgcataatcaacatagataccatcaggaggagcagatggtagataattatgatagggttcatgatatggtagctgatgcatttgttgctcatgatgatgatgaagttgaagaacctaacatagatgcaaaaaagttttatgaaatgttagatgctgcgaatcagccactttacagtggttgtagagaaggtctctctaaattgtcgttggctgctagaatgatgagtattaaaactgatcataatctacctgaaagttgcatgaatgcatggacagacttgtttaaagagtatttgccggaagacaatgtctctgctgattcttattatgagattcagaaactagtttatagtctggggttgccttctgagatgatagacgtttgcatcgacaactgcatgctctactggggagatgatgagaagttagaagagtgtcgattctgcaagaagccacgattcaaaccgcaaggacgaggacgtaatagggtaccgtaccaaaggatgtggtacctaccaattaccgacagattgaaaagattgtaccaatctgaggagactgctggaaaaatgagatggcatgccgagcatactcagacggatggtgagatgactcatccatcagatgcaagagcttggaaacattttaacaaaatatatccacaattcgctagcaatagccGAAATGTGTATATGGGATTATGCACGGACGGATTTAGTCCCTTCggtatgtcagggagacaatattcattgtggccagtctttatgacgccatacaacctgcctccagatatgtgcatgcaacgggagtttctgttcttgaccatattaatacctggtccgaaccatccaaaaaggtctctggatgtctttctacagccactgataaaagagttgaaagatttgtgggcaacaggggtgaggacgtacgactgctcaacgaagacaaattttacgatgcgagcgatgcttttgtggaccataagtgactttcctgcttatgggatgttgtctgggtggactacacatgggagattatcttgtccatattgtaatggaacgacagatgcatttcagctgaagaacggtaggaagacaagttggttcgattgtcaccggcgatttcttcccattaatcatccttatcgaagaaacaggaaattgtttaggcagaaaagtgttgtgagagacactcctcctccgtatttaactggagaacaaattgaacagcaaatcgattactacggagctcaagaaacagttcgttgtggtggtaattggcatgttcccggtaatatgcctgattattatggagttcagcacaactggcacaagaagagtatattttgggagttgccgtattggaaagatcttcttttgcgccacaacctagatgtgatgcatattgagaagaatttttttgagaacatcatgaatacaatattgaatgttccagggaagacaaaagacaatcaaaaatcgaggttggacttgcctgatatttgctcaagacccgagttacatataaaaagcaATGGACAAGTTCCTGTACCggtattcagattgtcttcagaacaaaagtcggtcttgttcaactgggttgcatcagcagtgaagtttcctgatgggtatgtttcaaacctctctagatgtgttgaaaagggccaaaagttctccgggatgaagagtcatgattgtcatgtctttatgcaaagactacttccctttgcatttgcggagctacttcccacaaaagtacatgaagcacttgcaggtaatatattattactcacactaattaatttcttaatttatttttcaaaaatatgcactaataatttgcttaattgtttttggaatataaaaagccattggagcatttttcagggactTGAGCACTCGCACTCTTAAAGAGGATGTCGTAGAACAACTTCACGAGAACATTCcgatcttattgtgcaacttggagatgatatttcctccctcattatttgacgtcatggagcatttagctgtccacctcccgtatgaggcattgcttcgagGACCAGTACAttatggatggatgtatcagtatgagcgggccatgaaatatttgaagggaaaggcAAAAAACCtcgcaaaggttgaaggttctataattgctggaagtttgacggaagaaacatctcacttcacatcgtactactttgcaccTAATGTACGGACCCGACAAAGAGCTccaagaagatatgatgatggtggtgttgccccaacatatgcagttgctggtgttccggatatctttagccagattgggcgaaTGGGTGGGAAAacgaaagaggtttggtggtcgagtgatgAAGACGCCCATAGTGCACACACTTACATTCTACTTAATCGTGAGGATCCACAAGTGAGGTAGATAAAAGGAAAGATCGACACTTTATTaaatggttgaagagtcaggtattTACTCCAATCCGATATTTGTTTCGTCCACGGGGTGTAACGAAAGACGTTTGTTTCAATgttctctttaatttaattttgcaggTTGAATATGAGGATCCAGATTATCCCATATGGTTTCACGAATTAGTTCAGGGTCCACTtgcaaaggtcaccacatcaccAATGTATTTCTCACGAGGCTTTACTTTTCATACGTACGAGTATGGTAAACACCGGGCGACCAGCAATTATGGAATTTGTGTGAAAGgcgaaaccgatttctacgggatcttgcaggagattattgaagtggaattccctgggttattgaagctgaaatgcgtcatattcaaatgtgactggttcgaccccgtggtcaacagaggtgttcgatttaacaaattcggtgtagttgctgtcaatggtggaaggaggtacaacaaattcgagcctttcatattAGCTTCGCAAGCAGACCAAGTTAGCTTCCTACCATACCCGAGGTTGCGAGAATCTGGAATAAGTTGGTTAGCTGTTATCAAAGTTACACCCCGTGAGTTGCGGGTGCCGCCGACCGCTCCTTTTGCTCGGTACACGGTTGAGGATCTTCTCGCTCAACCAGGCCGAGCCGGTTTACCGGTTTTAGACCCCGACCGACCAGAGGGGACTCTGTGgtacgtaattttttttatttaaatatttttaaaattattaatattttttttaatactttaactttgtttttttcaggtttggggTCGACAATTCTGTCGCTACGAGCGTATCCGATATCATCAAAGGATACTTCTCAGAGGCTCACCCAAACTGGAAAAAGACGCCGCACCACGTTAGAAACACGTGGTTCAAGATGTTTgctgtaagttttttaaaataattattttatgtttaatttttattattaacttttatttcattaatattttttaactaattattaatttttttgggtttaaaaatgCAGCAAAGATACCAGTGGTCCATCGGGGTTCACGAGGACGTGAAACGGGAGTTCACCGCAAAGGCGAAGAAGCGGTTGTTGGACACCGTAGGCAACTGGAAGGAGGACTGGATCTACAAGGGTTACAAGGACGGGCAACCCGCTGAGCTGACCAAGGATGTCTACGATGGTCTCATCCGTTACTGGGAGCTGCCATCATCCATTGCGATCTCCAACGCCTGCTCTGCCTCTCGTAACACCAAAGACGAGCACGGCAACGGCCCGATGCTTCACTGTACGGGTCAAAAACCCCATGCCCGTGTCCGCTTGGAAATggtaattaatttctaattttttttcatattaaatattttaataattaatatgtacttatatatgtatattgattctaacattttaaattttaaatattttcaggccAAAGAGACGGGACAACTCCCGTCTCTTAAAGAGCTTTACGAGAGGACCCACAAGACCAAGGCGGGGGTATTTGTGGATCCgaggtccgagcaaatctacaacgatgtcgttgctcggattgaagaccgccaaacccagctgacccagcaatcttccgatggaataccggtcgtattatccactcaagaagtggatcagatttacgaggaggtaaaaattttaccttttaatctacttttaatctatttttttaaattattaacattaaactttattttttctttgtaggtcgtccctaagaaaaagggacgtacgttgggaatcggttccgtcaacgatgtcccaagagcgacatcgtcttatggtCAGAGACGAGCCGACGAAGTCACTGAGCTGCGTTCGGAGTTACACTCGACGCGGACTCAGTTGGCGTCGACGCAGACGGAGTTGGAGTCTACGCGCCAATCATTCCAAGCTCGTATGGGTGGAGTGGAGGGGTTTCTGGAAGTTATATCTTCTGGAAATCCCCAATGGGAGGAGTTGTTGGCGGATATGCGACGACGGAACCCGGTTCCCGAGCCTTCTCGTACTCAGCAGCAAGAGGAGGAACTACAGAGGAGGAGTGAAGACCTCTACCGGGAAACGATCCACCGCCCCGGCccgacttagtttttttttttctgtgtaatattaaaattctaaacttttatttatataatattttcggttttaatttattccaaatttttaatattttcgcattagttattatttatatttctaatatttttgaaataattattttctataatataaaattttaaattttaaaaataaattagttttagaaATCGAAGCAAATTCCTCGTTAACTCACGAGGAATTGACGAGTAAATCGACGTGTAAAGAACGACGAAACGTTACGACGAATCTACGTGTCAAGTTGTACGTTTCCTTTACGACGAAAGTTTACGTCTACATTACGTGTATTATTTACGTTTACTTTACGAGTATAAATTACGTTTTTCTTACGAGGATAGTTTACGTGTATGTTACGAGGAAAATTACGTGTCTTTTACGTGGAACTATAGCGTCTACTTTACGTGGAAATCTACGtgttctttacgacgaaatttTAACCTtccttttacgacgaaatgggtCCCTCGtacttttacgacgaaatggcgATTAAATATCCGTTACGACCAAACTTTAACGACGATATGCCtttcctcgctaaatcgtcgtaaagacgtatttacgacgatttagcgaggaaaATGGTCGTCGTTAAaatcgtgttttcttgtagtggaatTACATGGATCATAAAAAAAATGTCTTCAAACTTTGAGTTAATTATGTCACTGAAATTAAGATGACAGTGGCTTGAAATTATGTTTACAAATGTCTTCATACTTTGAGTTAACCTGGATTCGTAGTGAACTAGGTCTCTTTAAATTACAAGTAAGTTTAGCCTATTTCTTACATTATTGTCAATCATTTTGATACAATACAATTGCAACATTGCCCGTTCATAACATTCACATTTAATCTTCTTACTTTGGTTTTCAGAAATATTTGAAACAATATCCAGTTAATGTTGAACGAACTTTGTGGTTTAGTCCCGGTTGTTTTGACATGGTTTATCAAGATCGAGACAAACTTTGGAGACGGTCGTCGgatgaaatttatatattcagCTTTGACCTCACATGATTATAAAACATATCATTATTGACAATTTgatatattagttaattatttgttaacttctctctgttttttgcCTTTTGGTGGCATTTATATGACAATACTTGCATGCATGTAGctctctatatatttatatattttaacaaagtGGCTAATGTAACTCTCTATTTCCAAAGGTATCCGATGATGGAAGCAACATGATAAGGAATCCTCCTAATTAATACTAAACTAATAAGTAGTATATtaaatatgcatgtatatatatattagtttttcaCTCGTATCAGCACAACTCGTATCCAATTTTTTGATTCAAACTCATGTCAGCACAACtgtgtatattatttttaataatataaggTTCAATTGATAACACAAAACGATAAGAAAATTTTATGTAGCGGAACGAATGAATGGTAACATACAAGGTTCAAAAACTCGTTAGGCGCTACGCGTGCGGCACATCCGAGCCTAGCGATTTATTGAAAAATCGGATAAAACTCGGGGAGTATGCGGAGAggaatttttgtatttttgtacgTATAATACCCTATTTATACGTATAGTACAAACATGTATGCACAATACAtgtttatgtaaaataatttttacatcCCCTGTTATCTTATTAATGTTGTGAATTATGTTTAAGTGATCAAGCTGCACCAAATAGTtatattatagtatattatagttatattatatataaaattgttttgGAAAAGTTTATATACGTGCTAGTGTGGCCCATCAGTTACATTAATTTAATTCTGCTTTCGTTTCACGTGTTCAATGGCAAGTAAATTGGTTTTTCGCTTGTTTTTACATTTAATTATAAAGGGCACATTTGTAAttcttctttcatcttcttcctcccgACATGTTTCTTCTCCAACCCTAATTTATTGCAgccgttttttttctttttaacataaATCATCTTTTTTCTTTGACGATTGGTTTCGATTCTTAATGGTTAATAAGTAAAAATGATAGATCTGTGTTGAAAGGACCAAATTCGAACCTCAAAATGCCATAAtgtgtacatttttttttcaaatccgAGTTTTGGTCCGAATAACACAAAATCGCAGCGGAGCACCTCCGGTTTGCGTTTAAACGGCGAGAAATCGGCCAACTCGGCCGCGTTTTTGAACAGGAGTAACATATGAAAATAGTCaagtgataaaaataataatgtcaaAAGTAAAACGGCCTGCAGTTCGTTTATCCATCTAGGCTATATCAAGTGGAAGACAGACAAATCGATCTTCTGAAGAGCATCTTCATCTATCCGGGTCTGATCtatatagaagaaaatataacttCTGGTTCTTGTATATTTTGCTAACCCGTCTGTTCGGTCATTCCGACTTCAAGAAATATAAAACTGTCTCACATCTTCAAAGTCATCATGTAACTTTTAGAACATGTCGATCTCTGTTGCAAATGTTGGTTATTCTATCGAATTTGTATTCATATCCACTAAATTTGAGTAGTCCGTCTGAAACCGTACCAAAATGATTAAACGGCAtacaatattataaatattattttgacattttttggCCACAAAATTGATTCCTAATTCAAGTCAGATAGTCTAATCAATGATATATAATCTACAAAATCAAAatgtagaaaaaaaagaaatcaaaatgtAGGGTCAGACTGTATAGTGTAAGATAAATTAATGCCGAGTTGATCTACGGaatcaaaatatagaaaaaactAGTGTAAGATAAATTAATGCCGAATTACTCTTTTTGTACACCAATCAGgtggaaaataaaaaaacaataaaaaataaaaatttcttaaTTTGCGTTTACTACGAGAAAAGTTTTACTCTTGAATAAATACGGAATAATTTGAGGCAACacatattttaacttttttctctttatttttgttttttaaattaaaaacgtTAAATCCGGATCTATTAAAGACACATACCTAACTTCCGAGTGAAGATACAGCCTACGGATATATCATTTcttgggcattcaaatgagtctTATATCTGTGTGGCCAGTGGAATTGAAACTGAATTTGCCATATTGGTTTTAATTCCCTCAAACGGCACTGCACCACCACCACTGATTCCCATTTATTTTCTCCCACTCATTTACTTCCATTTCAGTTTTTTTACCTATCAAACCCGTAATTGTTAAACTAGAATTTGATACGCATCCTCGTGCGggtgtttaatttaatttatgttcaaTTAATTTATGTTCGACGTAAATTCTTAAACCGtcgattttataaaaaaatctcatgtatgttttttatgttttgtaatttgacGATTTAGTTAATTCCATGAAAAAGGTTATCTCCTTTTAGTACATGCGGTTGGTTAATATTCGTACAATATTGATAATGGTCAATATATAAGTATCGATTTGGttagtaaactttaaaaatgtaactaattaatttaaattgattataaatACAGCTGcagaatctgtaaataaaaaaaatataaaaagaaaatatataatttattataaatgtaatagttaaatgtgtaaataaaaaaaaatgccAAAAATACTACTATCCAAGTTAccagaaaaaaatttatttaaacgattattcatgttttcaaacaatactAAAAagtaattcagttttaataatatagattcatGTACACTTATCTTTATGTTGTTTGTCTGAGAGATATgtctgttaaaataaaaataaaataaaagactcCAGAATCTTTCTTTAATATGGCTTGGTTATATAGTTGGTGGTGTATTTTATGAGAGTGTATACTAAAGGAAATTGGCAAGGATAAACAAAAACACTATACTTCAACATGTAACTATTAAAGGACAATGGCTAcgatatattacatataaactataatattaCAATCTAATTTTTCATCGAcctatttttattcttttatttatttatttatttattttatttttctttctttttcaatgGAAATTTTCCACATTTTCTCTTATCCCTTTAATTCTCTTGAAGAAATTCATTGAACCTCaaaattctaaaacaaatattttttttttcatatataccatagtttgatattttttttggtaaacagacatgtaaaaacaaaaacagatcTATAAATCTTCCAAAAATATGacattattttctgttttataccATTCTATTTTTAATGTTGAAGGCTTTACTATATACCATAACAATAAAGATTATGGTaaatagtataatataaaatttatattatacatttCTGTATTAATAAGATtagtctaaatatattaaaatgtttatttagtTAACTATACCAATTCTATGGGCGAGTTGATCTGCTTTGATCAAGGAAAAAGCCCAGTCAGCCACCAACTATGCTTAAATACATAGTTTAGTATATTCATCTCGTTCTATAGTAATACATAtttagttgaatttttttaatttataaggTTTAATGCAATGCTATATATTTTCAAGATTCTAAATTTGATACTATAATCTACATCATTGAATTCACAGAGTTATATATGGAGTTATGAATGGTAATTAATAATAACGAAAATatatacttcctctgttttttaataTAAGTAGTTTAAGAACTATGCACATggattaaaaatatcattaattcttatattttctagACAAAAACATCACTAATTATTTACTTAACCACAAATCAACCAATGAAAAAATAAGATGATATTTTATCATTGGTCATACAAcgttaaatattaataaactttacataaaaaacaaaaaacgtcATATGATTCGgaacaaaaaatttcctctaaaacgatttatataaaaaaacggagggaatatttgtttttatcgtTACTGTTTGAAGTCATGTTATAGAAATGTGTCTAGTGTCATTTTAAGGACGAGTTTGATGCACAATCACGCATAAACAAATTAGTTTTGTCCAGTTTGCGACAATGGTTACATCCTCTCTCTACATATATATCATCACCGTTTGAACAACCGCCCAATTCACTCCTATGTATTTGGGAGTTTTTCGGAAATATAGTAGATGAAAAGTTGCttccatatgtttttttttttgataaagggctCAAGTTGCTTCCATATGTTACATGATGTAAATAGTTAAATTAGAAAGTATTCATTTCTGCGTTAGTTAGGATGATCAACTGAAAATATCATCAGCACTAATCATCATTCATCAGACGCAATTATATGTGCAACCCAAATAACAATGATTATATCATagaaataactaaataattgaCGAATGCACAATAATCCTATATCGTAGCTGACGCATTTACTTCATACGCGCATGCCGGCAAAAACGtcaacataaattaaatatataaggAGACAAAATTTCCACCGGCATAAGCTTTCAAAATAATTTCCTGTCATTAGTTGCTAATAATAGTGAGAATATAAATACTTATGgtaatgaaaatatgttttaaaagaatGTCATAATGATGGGACATGGTGAGTTCAGATCTGAGAAGGTAGTACTTAAAAGTCAACTCACCGGCTAAGCAACTCGGCTTCTGCCAGCTTTCGTAAGCAATCAATGAATCCATGCTCTTGTGTCGTCGATTCTTCTTCTTAcatttaagaatattttatggATTTCTTTTGATCAAAGAAGAACTTCCAACAAGTACGTTTATGTAAGAAGAAACTTGAGTGCGATTGATATTATAAACGGTGCAATAAATTGTGATATATTGCAATCGTGGTTAAAGGGTTTACACTTTACAGGATAACTAGATTTTCACCCGCCCTTAAAAAaaacgggtatatttttt
This genomic stretch from Raphanus sativus cultivar WK10039 chromosome 3, ASM80110v3, whole genome shotgun sequence harbors:
- the LOC130509656 gene encoding uncharacterized protein LOC130509656 gives rise to the protein MFAQRYQWSIGVHEDVKREFTAKAKKRLLDTVGNWKEDWIYKGYKDGQPAELTKDVYDGLIRYWELPSSIAISNACSASRNTKDEHGNGPMLHCTGQKPHARVRLEMAKETGQLPSLKELYERTHKTKAGVFVDPRSEQIYNDVVARIEDRQTQLTQQSSDGIPVVLSTQEVDQIYEEVVPKKKGRTLGIGSVNDVPRATSSYGQRRADEVTELRSELHSTRTQLASTQTELESTRQSFQARMGGVEGFLEVISSGNPQWEELLADMRRRNPVPEPSRTQQQEEELQRRSEDLYRETIHRPGPT